ATTTCTGTCTACTCAATCGAGCATCAATCTTGACTGGTCTACACCCCCTATTCCACCATGTGAACACATAACAACAGGCTTCTCTTTATTGTTTTCATCAGTCAGGAAATATTCTACCTTTCCCTGTTTTGTCTCAACTAATTTTGATTCAATTGAAACGTCCTCGAAAATTTGATACTTTGCACCTTTCATACTTTTAACTCCTGTTTAAATTATTTTTATAATGATTTTGCATAACGGTGACGCTATGGCCAGTAAGGGAAATCGCAGCTGCGTTCCTGTCCACCGATACAAAACTTGATGCGAGTGATAAACTACGCATACCGCTGAAATCCTTATTGGCTATAGTGTGTGTTTTGTGTGCAGTTGATTTTATGACTTAAAAAAATTATTAATTTGGTTATCTATTTCTTCAAGTTTGCCTGAGTTATCTATGATAATATGCTTTTCAGCAATTGGCTTATAAATCTTTTTATATTTTAGATAATGCTCATATTGTGCGTCACTTTCATCTTCAAATCTTTGTTTCAGTCTCTCCTTGATGATCTCTTCAGACGAGCATTTAACTTCTACAATTTCAAATTTACTGCCTGCCTCATCAGCTATTTTTTTAGCACGATGTCTATCTTGTAT
This window of the Bacteroidota bacterium genome carries:
- a CDS encoding kinase, encoding IQDRHRAKKIADEAGSKFEIVEVKCSSEEIIKERLKQRFEDESDAQYEHYLKYKKIYKPIAEKHIIIDNSGKLEEIDNQINNFFKS